One genomic region from Sphingobacterium sp. UGAL515B_05 encodes:
- a CDS encoding exopolyphosphatase yields the protein MRYAAIDIGSNAVRLLIADIIGQKDQYNFKKNTLLRVPLRLGDDAFIHQEISPRKAESLIKTMKAFRELMDVYHVEDYMACATSAMRDARNGADIVAEVKKNGINIDIIEGAKEAEIIYNSHWDNKMEKDKVYLYIDVGGGSTELSLFANGVLVNSRSFNLGTIRILDNQDKTETWDELKEWVRSNTHMYKQVVGIGTGGNINKLARLSNEKLDKPLSYAKLKAVYEHLSSFSLKERIILLGLNEDRADVIIPASEIFLTIMKHGRLKQIIVPRVGLVDGVIRTLINRNLVK from the coding sequence GTGAGATACGCCGCAATAGATATAGGCTCCAATGCAGTCCGTCTTTTGATAGCTGACATTATAGGACAGAAAGATCAATATAATTTTAAGAAAAATACACTGTTACGTGTTCCACTCCGTTTGGGAGATGATGCATTTATTCATCAGGAAATTTCACCAAGAAAAGCCGAGAGTTTGATCAAAACAATGAAGGCTTTTCGGGAGTTGATGGATGTTTATCACGTGGAGGACTATATGGCCTGTGCGACTTCGGCCATGCGTGATGCGCGAAATGGGGCCGACATTGTTGCGGAAGTCAAGAAAAATGGTATAAACATCGATATTATCGAAGGGGCAAAAGAGGCTGAGATTATTTATAATAGTCATTGGGATAATAAGATGGAGAAAGATAAAGTTTATCTTTACATTGATGTTGGTGGTGGTAGTACGGAATTGTCGTTATTCGCCAATGGTGTTTTGGTAAACTCTAGATCTTTCAACTTAGGGACGATCCGTATTTTGGACAATCAGGATAAGACAGAAACCTGGGATGAATTGAAAGAATGGGTGCGAAGCAATACCCACATGTATAAGCAAGTGGTTGGGATCGGTACTGGCGGAAATATTAATAAGCTTGCGCGTCTTTCCAATGAAAAATTGGATAAACCATTATCTTATGCCAAATTGAAAGCGGTATATGAACATTTATCTTCCTTTTCTTTGAAAGAGCGTATCATTTTATTGGGTTTGAACGAAGATCGTGCGGATGTAATTATACCAGCAAGTGAGATTTTCCTGACGATTATGAAGCACGGCCGCCTAAAACAAATCATTGTTCCACGGGTTGGACTTGTCGACGGTGTAATTAGAACCTTGATCAATAGGAATTTAGTAAAATAA
- a CDS encoding phosphoenolpyruvate carboxylase → MKQSKNEAVFQDEVLTRFELFKSLFLTLPFQRVKDTGTLLPFFAKQCEKGVDQHLTPDEIIKSFFDQHEEFSSEEQRIDLLFRFVQYIERQVVLFDAIEDSSFQMVGRGDDENVLGALIKNAEGSDDMRRKIVSKLKDFSVRLVLTAHPTQFYPGPVLGIINDLIDAIKTNDIHSIHLLLQQLGKTPFINKNKPTPVDEAASLAWFLENVFYKVASEIQSFIDDELDVDTEEVKQLIELGFWPGGDRDGNPNVSVESTKKVAALLRTILFRCYYRDFRIVRRRITFRGVEEYMENLQTLFYDNSFNPVEHPADETDNIITNLKAIKNVLEEYHNGLFVEIVDDLLRKVMTFGCFFTTLDIRQDSRILREATNYLIQHNQEKTGMPLDYLALGENDKQKALKFKELDLTVGEDADPLTKDTSGVIKLLKEIQRSGSERAAQRFIISNCQQASDILGLRQLFLWSGWKKDALTIDFVPLFETVDDLTRAADVMKTLYSNNEYKAHLKRRGNKQTIMLGYSDSTKDGGYLMANWSIYRAKIELTAISREYDVDLVFFDGRGGPPARGGGKTQRFYASMGKEIANDHIQLTIQGQTISSQYGSLDTARFNIEQLLHAGIISDLKQRVGDTLTKHQQEIIDKLAELSHHKFMDLRTNELFLPYLETMSPLKALSSINISSRPVKRNSGRELRLEDLRAISFVTSWSQLKQNIPGFYGVGTALQWAEKNNLWKDVQQLYVSSGFFQTLIDNCMMSMTKSNFDITAYMKDDPIYGDFWKTLYAEYQITKEYLLKLSGTSKLMENYPVDRESILAREGIVLPLLVIQHFAIRALNSDQLTDAQREDYSKLIARTIFGVVNAGRNVA, encoded by the coding sequence ATGAAGCAAAGTAAAAATGAAGCCGTCTTTCAGGACGAGGTATTGACACGCTTTGAGCTTTTCAAAAGTTTGTTTTTAACATTGCCATTTCAGCGTGTTAAAGATACCGGTACTTTATTGCCATTTTTTGCAAAGCAATGTGAAAAGGGTGTGGATCAGCATTTAACTCCTGATGAAATCATAAAGAGTTTCTTCGATCAACATGAGGAATTTTCTTCGGAAGAACAACGTATCGATTTGTTGTTTCGATTTGTTCAATATATAGAGCGCCAGGTTGTTTTATTTGATGCGATCGAAGATTCGTCATTTCAGATGGTGGGTCGCGGCGACGATGAAAACGTCTTGGGGGCATTAATTAAAAATGCCGAAGGTAGCGACGATATGCGTCGTAAGATTGTGTCAAAATTGAAGGATTTTTCTGTACGTCTTGTATTGACTGCACATCCTACTCAATTTTATCCGGGACCGGTATTAGGGATTATCAATGATCTTATTGATGCAATCAAGACCAATGATATTCATAGTATCCATCTACTGTTACAGCAATTGGGTAAAACACCTTTCATCAATAAAAATAAACCTACTCCAGTTGATGAAGCTGCAAGCTTAGCTTGGTTTTTGGAAAATGTGTTTTATAAGGTGGCATCGGAAATTCAGTCCTTCATTGACGATGAATTGGATGTCGATACCGAAGAGGTCAAACAATTGATTGAGCTTGGCTTTTGGCCGGGGGGTGACCGAGACGGTAATCCTAACGTAAGTGTTGAGAGCACCAAGAAAGTTGCCGCATTGTTACGTACTATCTTGTTTAGATGTTATTATAGAGATTTCCGTATTGTTAGACGACGTATCACATTTCGAGGAGTGGAGGAGTATATGGAAAATCTGCAAACATTGTTCTACGACAACAGTTTTAATCCAGTCGAACATCCAGCGGATGAAACCGATAATATTATCACCAATCTCAAAGCAATCAAAAATGTTCTGGAGGAATATCACAATGGACTTTTTGTAGAGATCGTTGATGATCTACTCCGTAAAGTGATGACTTTTGGTTGTTTCTTTACCACATTGGATATCAGACAAGACAGCCGCATTTTACGTGAGGCTACCAATTATCTGATTCAACACAACCAGGAAAAGACTGGAATGCCATTGGATTATCTGGCGCTTGGTGAAAATGATAAGCAAAAAGCATTAAAATTCAAAGAGCTTGACCTAACGGTGGGAGAGGATGCAGATCCATTGACGAAGGATACATCCGGCGTAATAAAATTATTAAAGGAGATTCAACGCTCGGGTTCTGAGCGAGCTGCACAACGCTTTATCATCAGTAATTGCCAGCAAGCAAGTGATATTTTGGGACTGCGTCAATTATTTTTATGGTCTGGATGGAAGAAGGATGCTTTAACGATCGATTTTGTGCCCTTGTTTGAGACTGTCGACGATTTGACGAGAGCAGCGGACGTGATGAAAACCTTGTACAGTAATAATGAGTACAAGGCACATTTGAAACGAAGAGGAAACAAACAGACGATTATGTTGGGTTATTCAGATAGTACCAAAGACGGTGGATATCTGATGGCGAACTGGTCGATCTATCGTGCAAAAATCGAACTTACGGCGATATCACGCGAATACGATGTTGATCTGGTATTTTTTGATGGCCGCGGCGGACCTCCGGCACGTGGTGGCGGTAAAACGCAACGTTTTTACGCATCCATGGGTAAAGAGATCGCCAACGATCATATTCAGTTGACGATTCAGGGACAAACAATCAGTAGTCAGTATGGTTCCCTAGATACGGCGCGATTTAATATTGAGCAACTTTTGCACGCCGGCATTATTTCAGATTTGAAACAACGTGTGGGCGATACTTTAACCAAGCATCAACAGGAGATCATTGATAAACTGGCGGAGTTGAGTCATCATAAGTTTATGGATCTACGAACCAATGAATTGTTTTTACCTTATTTGGAGACAATGTCGCCATTGAAGGCATTATCGTCAATCAATATTTCAAGTAGGCCTGTTAAACGTAATTCAGGCCGTGAATTGCGATTGGAAGATTTGCGGGCGATTAGTTTTGTAACCTCATGGAGCCAGCTGAAACAAAATATCCCTGGGTTTTATGGTGTTGGAACAGCATTGCAATGGGCTGAAAAAAATAACCTGTGGAAGGATGTACAGCAATTATATGTTTCATCGGGATTTTTCCAGACATTGATCGACAACTGTATGATGTCGATGACAAAGTCAAACTTTGATATTACAGCATATATGAAAGATGATCCTATTTATGGTGATTTTTGGAAAACGTTGTATGCCGAGTATCAGATAACAAAAGAATATTTGTTAAAATTGAGCGGAACCTCAAAATTGATGGAGAATTATCCGGTGGATCGTGAATCGATTTTAGCGCGGGAGGGAATTGTACTACCATTATTGGTTATACAACATTTTGCTATTCGTGCATTGAATTCGGATCAGCTGACTGATGCACAACGTGAAGATTATTCGAAGTTAATCGCGCGTACAATCTTTGGCGTGGTGAATGCCGGAAGAAATGTTGCGTAA
- a CDS encoding FUSC family protein has protein sequence MKQTQEIKSFFYSQYFADGLRITIGCIVPVLIFATIGQFTNGTIVSLGALLVGLSDTPGAPSHRRKGMIAGAILTTLTFILTNIVNQNVYLLAIFIGAACFIFAMFAVFNGRAANVGLMCILMMLIHVQIHSPFTEAINYLGFYTLGGLWYIAISLSITQVRPYRLAEQELSETIRYVADYIRIKANFYDAKIDNDKNYLKLIDKQVEVNQHQENLRDVLFQSKRSIKDTTKVGRYLTLVFNDIVDLFEQSMAAHYDYNTISERFGPTGILEDFKNVILKYTNELDNLAYQLNTNTQPKPLYDFDSDLSRLHAKIDQLDKNQQYSTFALRKVLINLRDLVRRIKNIYGYSHLQPDDVKRKEIDDAKRFVQSSAIDFKKFRENLTLKSTIFRHACRMAIVMSVTYYVFEVTNITNNVYWILLTIMVILKPGFGLTKERNIQRLIGTTIGGLIGALILLTIHDPTILFVLLVFFFLTAYSLFRVNYVIAVLFMTPYVLIMLSFVSANTLDVTKERILDTFIGGMIAFLSSYIIFPNWESMQVKESMRKLLIANYNYIFQALKEIAGQAPSITDYKLTRKAVYVETANMGSTFQRMLTEPKKRQKYSKEVNKFVIFNHILASFSVTLMNHLDEMDNNYINKDHVRAIRKTLSSLEQSIQLLHSEDSVNAFVPLTIEIPNDQFDNTDISSVDGQLLTEQLDFLSKIAQDLHKIVQDLHAKSTAMSENELQKAVS, from the coding sequence ATGAAACAGACACAAGAAATAAAAAGTTTTTTCTATAGCCAATATTTTGCAGATGGACTCCGGATTACCATCGGATGTATCGTGCCTGTCCTAATCTTTGCAACCATCGGACAATTTACCAATGGAACGATTGTTTCTTTGGGAGCCCTTCTGGTGGGCCTATCGGATACACCCGGAGCGCCTAGCCATAGGAGAAAAGGAATGATTGCGGGAGCCATATTGACTACTTTAACTTTTATTCTGACTAATATCGTCAATCAAAATGTTTATCTATTAGCAATATTTATCGGCGCAGCATGCTTTATATTCGCGATGTTTGCTGTATTTAATGGTAGGGCTGCCAATGTCGGTCTCATGTGCATTCTGATGATGTTGATCCATGTGCAGATTCACTCCCCCTTTACTGAAGCCATCAACTATTTAGGTTTCTATACTTTAGGGGGGCTATGGTATATCGCCATTAGTCTCTCCATCACTCAGGTACGCCCCTACCGTTTGGCCGAACAGGAGCTATCTGAAACAATTCGTTATGTTGCGGATTATATTAGAATTAAAGCTAATTTCTATGATGCTAAAATTGATAATGACAAGAACTACCTTAAATTAATCGATAAACAGGTTGAAGTCAATCAGCATCAGGAAAACCTACGGGATGTATTGTTTCAAAGTAAACGATCGATAAAAGATACCACAAAGGTAGGCCGTTACTTAACCCTTGTTTTCAATGATATTGTCGATCTCTTTGAGCAAAGTATGGCGGCTCACTACGATTATAACACCATCAGTGAGCGCTTTGGTCCCACTGGCATCTTAGAAGATTTCAAAAATGTAATCTTAAAATACACCAATGAGCTGGATAATTTAGCATATCAACTCAATACAAATACACAGCCAAAACCATTATACGATTTCGATTCAGATCTCAGCCGCCTTCATGCCAAAATTGATCAGCTGGACAAAAACCAGCAATATAGCACTTTTGCTTTAAGAAAGGTATTGATCAATTTACGTGATCTGGTTCGTCGGATCAAAAATATCTATGGCTACTCGCATCTACAACCTGATGATGTCAAACGAAAAGAAATTGACGACGCGAAACGCTTTGTTCAAAGCTCTGCAATTGATTTTAAAAAGTTTCGGGAAAATCTTACCCTAAAATCCACCATATTTCGCCATGCCTGCCGTATGGCGATTGTCATGTCGGTTACTTATTATGTCTTCGAGGTCACCAATATCACAAACAATGTATACTGGATCCTGCTGACCATTATGGTCATCTTAAAACCTGGCTTTGGACTCACAAAAGAACGAAACATCCAGCGCCTCATCGGCACAACGATAGGTGGACTTATAGGTGCTCTTATTCTTTTAACCATCCATGACCCAACCATACTATTCGTTCTTTTGGTATTCTTTTTTTTGACAGCATATAGCTTATTCCGTGTCAATTATGTTATTGCAGTACTTTTTATGACACCGTATGTATTAATTATGCTGAGCTTTGTTAGCGCCAATACGCTGGATGTCACAAAAGAGCGCATACTGGACACCTTTATCGGCGGCATGATCGCTTTCCTATCCAGTTATATAATTTTTCCTAACTGGGAAAGCATGCAAGTCAAGGAATCCATGCGAAAACTGCTCATCGCCAACTATAATTATATCTTTCAGGCATTAAAAGAAATTGCAGGTCAAGCACCTTCTATCACGGATTACAAATTGACTCGCAAAGCTGTCTATGTTGAGACAGCCAATATGGGCTCCACATTCCAGCGTATGCTTACTGAACCCAAAAAGCGTCAAAAATATAGTAAGGAAGTCAATAAATTCGTCATATTCAACCATATTCTAGCCTCCTTTTCGGTGACATTGATGAACCATCTCGACGAAATGGACAACAATTATATTAATAAGGACCACGTAAGGGCAATCCGAAAAACATTGAGCTCCCTGGAGCAATCCATTCAGCTCCTACATTCCGAGGACAGCGTAAACGCGTTTGTTCCTTTAACAATCGAAATCCCCAACGATCAATTTGACAATACAGATATCAGTTCAGTCGATGGACAACTATTGACCGAACAGTTGGACTTTCTGAGTAAAATTGCACAGGACCTCCATAAAATAGTTCAAGATCTACACGCTAAAAGCACAGCAATGTCAGAAAATGAACTGCAAAAAGCTGTAAGCTGA
- a CDS encoding YpdA family putative bacillithiol disulfide reductase, translated as MITRYDLIIVGGGPIGLACALEAKEANLSYLILEKGCLVNSLYNYPQNMTFFSSSERLEIGDIPFVTTNPKPKRMEALEYYRRIQQKFALDTHLFDEVLEIKNEGTEFMVYSSKSTYLTKKVIIATGFYDIPMLLNIPGEELPKVRHYYDDPHYYSSQNVIVVGASNSSIDAALETYRKGARVSLVIRGSEISRRVKYWVKPDIENRIAAGEIDVYYNSHLTEVTATTARIQTPNGMVELQNDFVLALTGYRPNFDFLKKIGIDIPEEAPCIPSHNEETMETNIAGIYLAGVVCGGLNTHLWFIENSRIHAKQIIGHIRSTLT; from the coding sequence ATGATAACACGGTACGACCTGATTATAGTTGGTGGCGGGCCAATTGGCTTAGCCTGTGCCTTAGAAGCTAAAGAAGCGAATTTAAGCTATCTTATTCTTGAAAAGGGCTGTTTGGTTAATTCACTATATAATTACCCGCAAAATATGACCTTCTTCTCCTCATCCGAAAGATTAGAAATTGGTGATATACCCTTTGTTACGACCAACCCTAAGCCAAAACGTATGGAGGCATTGGAATATTACAGACGAATACAGCAAAAGTTCGCACTAGATACACACCTATTCGATGAAGTACTTGAAATCAAGAATGAAGGCACTGAATTTATGGTCTACAGCAGCAAAAGCACATATTTGACCAAAAAAGTCATCATCGCTACAGGTTTTTATGACATCCCGATGTTGCTTAATATTCCAGGGGAAGAACTTCCTAAAGTTAGACACTACTACGATGATCCGCATTACTACAGCAGCCAAAACGTAATCGTTGTGGGCGCCAGCAATTCATCCATTGATGCTGCACTCGAAACTTATCGAAAAGGAGCCCGTGTTTCTTTGGTGATCCGTGGTAGTGAAATCAGCCGCCGGGTAAAATATTGGGTAAAACCTGATATTGAAAATCGAATAGCCGCTGGTGAAATCGATGTGTACTATAATAGCCACTTAACAGAAGTTACCGCAACTACTGCCCGTATCCAAACACCCAATGGCATGGTCGAACTTCAAAACGACTTTGTGCTAGCCCTAACCGGCTATCGCCCAAATTTTGATTTCTTGAAAAAGATCGGAATTGATATTCCCGAGGAGGCGCCTTGCATTCCTAGCCATAACGAAGAAACAATGGAGACAAATATTGCCGGAATATATTTAGCAGGGGTCGTTTGCGGGGGCTTAAATACCCACCTTTGGTTTATTGAAAATTCACGGATTCATGCCAAACAGATAATCGGACACATTCGCTCGACACTTACTTAA
- a CDS encoding TetR/AcrR family transcriptional regulator, which yields MGNADVKRIKILEAATRRFAHFGMAKTTMSEIAKDLNFSKALLYYYFPDKNSLYSAVFEYVIDKMIEDIEEVIGRGGDFEEIMMYSIDMRVKIINQYYNLFEYTMKMVKELPDELEQVFKESYLREVEIIEKILQIGIDAGEIRVEDINETARILLYSLFGMRMGILKDMKKMLFPTKEEFDHILSLQKKMMKIFLNGLRFQLVK from the coding sequence ATGGGTAATGCAGATGTAAAAAGAATCAAAATTCTAGAAGCTGCGACAAGGCGCTTTGCACATTTTGGAATGGCTAAGACAACGATGTCGGAAATAGCCAAAGATCTCAATTTTTCAAAAGCATTGCTGTATTATTATTTTCCGGATAAGAATAGTTTATATTCTGCTGTTTTCGAATATGTTATTGATAAAATGATCGAGGACATTGAAGAAGTCATTGGAAGAGGCGGGGATTTTGAGGAGATTATGATGTATTCCATTGATATGCGTGTCAAGATTATCAACCAGTATTATAATTTATTCGAATACACCATGAAAATGGTGAAAGAGCTTCCGGATGAGTTGGAGCAGGTATTTAAAGAATCCTATCTACGGGAAGTAGAAATTATCGAGAAGATTCTCCAGATTGGTATTGACGCTGGCGAGATACGGGTTGAAGATATCAATGAAACTGCGCGGATCCTTCTGTATTCACTATTCGGTATGCGTATGGGCATATTAAAGGATATGAAAAAAATGTTGTTCCCAACAAAAGAAGAATTCGATCATATTCTCAGTTTACAGAAGAAAATGATGAAAATCTTCTTAAATGGTTTACGTTTTCAGCTCGTTAAGTAA
- the murB gene encoding UDP-N-acetylmuramate dehydrogenase, which yields MKLNIQSNISLKPFNTFGIDEKTNFLIEVNDNETLTEIFKNNIFKENFFVLGAGSNVLFTKAFEGYIIRMNSKGIQSRIDGDDVYVTAQAGEIWNDFVWHCIEHNYAGIENMALIPGTVGASPVQNIGAYGTELMYVFHECQAFDTHSGIFATFKKEDCNFSYRDSIFKTEHKGRFIITQVTYKLSRIPHINTTYGAIEAELAKENITNPSIADIATIVSKIRVEKLPDPSTVGNAGSFFKNPVVTASIFEPLQKKYPIIPHYPMPNNETKLAAGWLIEQCGWKGKEYGQAGVWKNQALVLINRQNATGQEIYNLSEQIIRDVTNKFGIKLEREVNLL from the coding sequence ATGAAATTAAACATTCAATCGAATATATCTTTAAAACCGTTCAACACGTTTGGAATAGACGAAAAGACAAATTTTCTAATCGAAGTGAATGACAATGAAACATTGACCGAAATTTTTAAAAACAATATTTTTAAAGAGAACTTTTTCGTTCTTGGAGCTGGTAGCAATGTCCTTTTCACCAAAGCATTCGAAGGCTATATTATTCGAATGAACAGCAAGGGTATACAATCAAGAATAGATGGGGACGATGTCTATGTCACAGCGCAAGCTGGAGAGATCTGGAATGACTTCGTTTGGCATTGTATTGAACATAATTATGCTGGCATTGAAAACATGGCCCTAATTCCCGGCACTGTTGGTGCTTCTCCTGTGCAAAACATCGGTGCATACGGTACCGAGTTAATGTATGTTTTTCACGAATGCCAAGCTTTCGATACACATTCTGGCATTTTTGCGACATTCAAGAAAGAAGATTGCAATTTTTCCTATCGGGATAGCATTTTCAAAACGGAACACAAAGGAAGGTTTATTATTACACAGGTAACCTATAAACTGAGCAGAATCCCGCATATCAATACGACTTACGGTGCAATAGAAGCCGAACTTGCCAAAGAAAATATAACGAATCCAAGCATTGCAGATATCGCAACCATTGTATCTAAAATCCGTGTAGAAAAACTTCCTGACCCAAGTACAGTTGGTAATGCCGGGAGTTTCTTTAAAAACCCGGTCGTTACTGCATCCATTTTTGAGCCGCTTCAGAAAAAATATCCTATAATACCGCATTATCCTATGCCTAATAATGAAACAAAATTGGCTGCTGGATGGTTAATAGAACAATGCGGTTGGAAAGGAAAAGAATATGGACAAGCAGGTGTATGGAAAAATCAGGCACTTGTACTAATAAATAGACAAAACGCTACAGGACAGGAAATTTATAATCTATCGGAACAAATTATAAGGGATGTAACCAACAAATTTGGCATAAAGCTAGAGCGTGAGGTTAATTTACTGTAA
- a CDS encoding RNA polymerase sigma factor yields the protein MTKNEFDTMVIEQSDSLKLYARNFTSDYEDANDLVQDTILKAVTYFKNFKEGTNLKGWLYTIMKNTFINNYRRIVKTNSFITKDEDISNSNLLLSASSNQGESKFVMEDIHEALSSLSEEYYIPFSLYYEGFKYHEISEHLNIPIGTVKTRIHVARKLMKRSLSAYKVA from the coding sequence ATGACAAAGAATGAATTTGACACCATGGTTATTGAGCAATCGGACTCATTAAAACTCTACGCCAGAAATTTTACCAGCGACTACGAAGATGCCAACGATCTCGTTCAGGATACCATCCTGAAAGCTGTAACCTATTTTAAAAATTTCAAAGAAGGAACCAATTTGAAAGGATGGCTTTACACCATCATGAAAAACACGTTTATTAATAACTATAGACGTATTGTGAAAACCAACTCTTTCATTACGAAAGACGAGGATATTTCTAATTCTAACCTCCTATTATCCGCTTCTTCCAATCAGGGCGAAAGCAAATTTGTCATGGAAGACATCCATGAAGCTTTATCCAGTCTTTCGGAAGAATATTACATCCCGTTTTCGCTATACTACGAGGGGTTTAAATACCACGAGATATCCGAACACTTAAACATTCCCATTGGAACGGTAAAAACGAGAATTCATGTCGCTCGAAAATTAATGAAAAGATCACTATCGGCATATAAAGTAGCCTAG
- a CDS encoding cytochrome b5 domain-containing protein encodes MAEELPEYSKSQLALRNGQDKPQIWVAYSGFIYDVSESRLWKNGMHYEHWAGQNLTEELQEAPHSASVFSKFQIVGKLKDQ; translated from the coding sequence ATGGCAGAAGAATTACCAGAATACAGCAAAAGCCAACTGGCTTTACGTAACGGTCAGGACAAACCACAGATTTGGGTCGCCTATAGCGGATTTATTTATGATGTCAGCGAAAGTAGACTGTGGAAAAACGGAATGCATTACGAGCATTGGGCCGGACAAAATCTAACTGAGGAGCTCCAAGAAGCCCCTCATTCAGCATCTGTATTTTCAAAATTTCAGATCGTCGGAAAACTGAAAGATCAATGA
- a CDS encoding PfkB family carbohydrate kinase, whose amino-acid sequence MSLVIIGTVAFDTIETPFGKTDKILGGAGTFASLAASYLCDQIKLVSVVGEDFGDDNLDLIKKRGIDVTGVQVITGGQTFSWSGRYHNDMNSRDTLATDLNVLADFDPIIPESYQDCEYLLLGNLTPQIQLTTLERLVHKPKLVVLDTMNYWMNVAMDDLRKVLLKIDVLAINDSEARQLSGEYSLVKAAKVILAMGPKYLIIKKGEHGALLFGENQIFSAPALPLADVFDPTGAGDSFAGGFIGYLAKVKSINFTNMKNALIFGSALASFCVEKFGTDRLVDLTQEDIQKRLNAFVALSQFNL is encoded by the coding sequence ATGAGTTTAGTAATTATTGGTACGGTGGCCTTCGATACAATAGAAACGCCGTTCGGTAAAACTGACAAAATTCTAGGTGGTGCCGGTACATTTGCTAGTTTGGCGGCATCATATCTATGTGATCAAATCAAGTTGGTCAGCGTTGTTGGGGAGGATTTTGGAGACGACAATCTTGATCTTATCAAGAAACGCGGCATAGATGTGACGGGTGTTCAGGTGATCACCGGGGGACAAACTTTTTCTTGGTCGGGAAGGTATCATAATGACATGAATAGTCGTGATACATTGGCGACAGACTTAAATGTATTAGCTGATTTCGATCCAATTATCCCGGAGAGCTACCAGGATTGTGAATATCTTCTTTTGGGTAATCTTACACCTCAAATACAATTAACAACGTTGGAGCGCTTGGTGCACAAACCTAAGCTGGTTGTTCTGGATACCATGAACTACTGGATGAATGTTGCCATGGACGATTTAAGGAAGGTGCTTCTAAAAATTGATGTATTGGCTATAAATGATTCTGAGGCAAGGCAACTGTCAGGGGAGTATTCTCTGGTTAAAGCTGCAAAAGTCATTTTAGCAATGGGACCTAAATATTTAATTATCAAAAAAGGAGAGCATGGCGCGCTTCTTTTCGGAGAGAACCAGATTTTTTCTGCTCCGGCACTACCGTTAGCGGATGTGTTTGATCCAACCGGTGCGGGTGATTCTTTTGCGGGAGGTTTTATCGGCTATCTTGCCAAAGTAAAAAGTATAAACTTTACAAACATGAAGAATGCATTGATTTTTGGCTCTGCGCTAGCTTCGTTCTGTGTAGAGAAATTTGGAACAGATCGTTTGGTTGATCTGACCCAAGAGGACATACAAAAGCGTTTGAACGCTTTTGTTGCCCTATCTCAGTTTAATTTATAA